DNA from Bos indicus isolate NIAB-ARS_2022 breed Sahiwal x Tharparkar chromosome 15, NIAB-ARS_B.indTharparkar_mat_pri_1.0, whole genome shotgun sequence:
AGGGGCCTGATTGCATTGAGAAGCCAGAAGATGAAAGAGAGCTTAAGTTAATTAACGTTGAAGGTGAAGGAAACAGTAGTAAGCATCTCATTAACACTGACAATAGTTCAACATATGAAGAAGAACAGAACAAAACTAAACATGGTAGTATTGACTTAGCAGATCATGAAAAGGGTCCAGGTCAAGAGGAGGGTGATCTCAACAAACACACTGGACAAATAACAGAGGAGGATTTAGAAGAAGAACACATCAAGCgagggaagagaaaaaggatCTCCTCTGTGATGTGTGACAGTGATGAGAGTGACGACAGTGATATCCTAGTTAGGAAAGTGGGTGTTAAACGTCCACGTAGAGTGGTCGAAGATGAATGTTCTTCAGTGGAGATGGAgcaaaaaaatcctgaaaaaacTTCAGCCACAAGAAGGCGAGAACAGCTGCAGAAACTGGAAGAACTCTCAAAACAGAGATCTCGTCAGAGACATAATAGTAGTAGAGATTTTGAGGTGTGtgatattttattggttttcttactgtttttaaatacttatttaaattatttaacttttataagaattaaagtgctgagtcttctcttttgcaataattttagaatttattttttagtcaaGTATCCTTGGGCATGTTTGATTGCAGTATtgcattaataatatattattatgagcctcattcctttgttctttttaaaaatttaaagattttgtctgacttttctcattttttatttctacttataaccttaatgtccattttaaacattttatcacTTACCAGGGTATGTTATCTTTTTCCTAATTTCAAAAGTTCAACATCTAACATGACAAGATTTTTTTCAACCTTAAAGTATTAAATTTTCTCCAGATCATTTTTTGTTTCAGAtttgatcttttaatttcacatccATAGTGACAATTTTAAAGGTACACTTTATTAAAAgatatgttttaatttaattaggaCTCTGAAAAGAAATCCTCCCCCAGCAGTGATGAAAATGAtgttgaggaggaagaggaagaagacaatGATTATGAATTTGATGAAGATGAAATCACTGATGAAGATGGAGATCATTATATTATTGATGGCTTTGTAGTACAAGATGAGGAAGGTGATGAAGAGAATAAAAGCCAACAAGGAGAACAGTTGACTACATCACAACggaaatcaataaaacagaattcttTTTGTAAGTTAAATATCAAGAGATGTTTTATCACTTATTGTAATTATTATATTATGTCGAGTATTGAATCAGCCTTTTACTATCATATTCTAAATCTTTGATTAGGAACTATGGTTTCATTTTCAGGTAACTTTGTCTGTCTAATAATAGTTTATTCCAGTGGTTTGTGAAAACCCTTTAAACTCTTAGAAATAATAGAGAACCCTAAAGAGCTTTTGTTTTTGTGGGTTGTATCTATCAACATCTACCATGGTAGAAatataatagaaatttaaaatatgtttattaattaAATGACTTAAAATTCTTGTGTGACAAGCTCATTACGTGTTAATATAGATAACACTTTCatgaaaaaataacttttccaaaaaaatgagaagaatggcattgttttacatttatatttaatatctagCCTAGTACAGGGCAGCTGGATTCTTGTATCTGCTTTTGCATTCAGTCTGTATTGACATTAAATTAGATGAAAGCAATTTTGTTTCGTAGAAGTAGATAGCTGGAAAAAGGAGGgttgtttttaaagcattttcaaaaTTGTGAATATTCTCACTGACACTGCACCAAAATTCAACAGGTTTCTTAAAGAACTTGTTCTTAAGTTTCTTAAAGATTAGTTGCAGTTTGGAGTCTGAAAGCATATAAATGAACTTTTAGTACTTACATGTCACTCCATTAATACGTCTTTCAATTTGAATGGATCTTTTACCTATTCATGATTTTGTAACATCATGCGTTGGTTGTTTGGAAAATATTGCTTCGCTggttatgtgaaagtgaagtcgctcagtcctgtccaactgtttgtgacttgGACAAAGcgctacatggactgtagctcgccaggttcctccatccatgggattttccagccaagagtactaggggttgccatttccttctccagaggatcttcccgatgcagggataaaacccgggtctcctgcattataggcagatgctttaccgtctgagccaccagggaagtctatataCTGATtatatctctttctctctttagtcactcagtcgtgtctgactcttgcaaccccatggactttagcccaccaggctcctctgtccatgggattctccaggcaagaatactggagtgggttgccatttccttctccaggggatcttcccaacccaggaatcaaacctgggtctcctgcatggcaggcaaattctttactgtctgagctatgaGTGAATCTTCCATATTTTGACACATTTcactatataatattttaaaaatcacattcattAATATCACCACCAGTATCATCAAAAAATTCTTTAGGTATTGGGAAATTGT
Protein-coding regions in this window:
- the CCDC82 gene encoding coiled-coil domain-containing protein 82 isoform X2, with translation MVHVRRHESRKNSKTQGHEQKSRVDWRRTKRNSLLQLCESGDELESDEGGDELESDEGVDSNESVDSDEDPDSNKGPDCIEKPEDERELKLINVEGEGNSSKHLINTDNSSTYEEEQNKTKHGSIDLADHEKGPGQEEGDLNKHTGQITEEDLEEEHIKRGKRKRISSVMCDSDESDDSDILVRKVGVKRPRRVVEDECSSVEMEQKNPEKTSATRRREQLQKLEELSKQRSRQRHNSSRDFEDSEKKSSPSSDENDVEEEEEEDNDYEFDEDEITDEDGDHYIIDGFVVQDEEGDEENKSQQGEQLTTSQRKSIKQNSFCDHYTHFERVVKALLINALDESFLGTLYDGTRQKSYAQDMLTSLYYLDNRFVQPRLENLVSRSRWKEKYKVFTVGRICAERTRIYHKLKHFKFELYQECCSIAKTEEVEDEEVKETVERIFSQSENSGWIKEKYGQLQEYLNLADYFKEEKFEF
- the CCDC82 gene encoding coiled-coil domain-containing protein 82 isoform X3 produces the protein MVHVRRHESRKNSKTQGHEQKSRVDWRRTKRNSLLQLCESGDELESDEGGDELESDEGVDSNESVDSDEDPDSNKGPDCIEKPEDERELKLINVEGEGNSSKHLINTDNSSTYEEEQNKTKHGSIDLADHEKGPGQEEGDLNKHTGQITEEDLEEEHIKRGKRKRISSVMCDSDESDDSDILVRKVGVKRPRRVVEDECSSVEMEQKNPEKTSATRRREQLQKLEELSKQRSRQRHNSSRDFEDSEKKSSPSSDENDVEEEEEEDNDYEFDEDEITDEDGDHYIIDGFVVQDEEGDEENKSQQGEQLTTSQRKSIKQNSFCKLNIKRCFITYCNYYIMSSIESAFYYHILNL